The genome window TTCGCGATATTGCAGACGATCGCCAAAATGCAGCGATTACAATAGCGATTATTCAAATGGCACACTGCATGAACATGACGGTGGTGGCTGAGGGGGTAGAAAATAAGCAGGAACTTGATTTTTTGTGCGAGCACGAATGCGACGAAATTCAAGGCTATCTTTTCAGTCAGGCTTTGCCAAGGGCTGAGTTTGAAGCGCTGCTGAAAAGCGATAAGTGCTGGAATTTAGATCGATTCCGGTTGCAATCCTCCGGAATAGTTGACTGTTGACTGTTGACTGTTGACTGATGACTGATGACTGATGACTGATGACTAATTTAAAAGATACGATCGCCCAACCAACTTCCCAGCCACAGCCCAAAACCGGAAGTAGCCACCAACAGGATAAACGTATAAAGCCCGCTGGAGTTGTGGCTCAACCTTTCTGCAGCTACCATCCGCGCCACAACTCCAGCAATAATCCCGATCGCAGCCCAAGCCCCATAAACAGTCTTAGACCCGGCGATAGCCAAGGCTTGGACGATCGCCCCCGAACCCGCCCCAGCAAAAGCCCCCGCCCACGCCCCGATCCCCAGCCCGATCGCACCAGAGAGCCCGACGGGGCCGCCAGAATTCACGCCTACTTCCGTCGCCAGCCCGCACGTCAAGCCGACAATCGCCCAACACACGGCCGCCACCAACGCCTTAACCCAATTCCCAGAACCCGTTCCCGCCAGCAATCCCACCACTGTCACCACTCCCCCTACAGCCAACACAGCAGCCACAGCCCGAGACTCTGCGTCGGAACTGGCGATCGCCCCCAAACCAGCACCAACTGCGCCCCAAGCAGCCCCTGTTACCATTCCTCCCGCCTGAAAACCGGCGATCGATCCCCCTACCGCCCCAGCCAAAACTAACGCCGCCAGCCACACTCTAGGCGTTGCCGAACCCTCCGCCAGCAAAATCGCGGCCCACAGCCAATCTGCACCGCAGATTAAAGCCCACATCCACAGCGGGGCGACTGATACCGTCAAAATCCAACCCGTCAAAGCGTAACTCGCCACGGCGATTGCCAGCGGCCACCCAGGGAAGCTGGAATAGTGTTGAGATGGCCGCACTTCCCTCGGCGCGCTTCGCGGTTTTGAGTATTGAGTTGAAAATTCTGTTTTCCTTTTCGAGGTAAGCTTTCGATAGTTTTGAGATGGCCGTGCTTCCCTCGCAACGCTTCGCCCAGGTTGCTTTGTGCCCCGCCACGCTTGGCGATTTTGAGTGGTAAATCGTTTCTTGCTGGAAGAGTTTTTTTGAGTGAGAAATTTTTTGGAGGCGGCTTTTGGGCGGGTTTGACGGCGCTGGGAACCAGGGCTGGCGGCTGATTTTCCAGAACGCCTTCTCAGCGGTTTTTCCGGCGCAGGCGGCGGTGGCTGCTGAAACTGTTTTTCGATCGACCTCGATGATTCAGGCTGACTCAGAAACAACACCAACTGCTGGTAAGCTTCATTAATTTCTGTTAATCGCTGTTGAGCTTTTTGTTGCAGGCGATCGTTGTGGGCAAAGCGATCGGGATGCCACACAAACGCTAAATCCCTGTAAGCGCGCTTAATTTCTTCTAGGGAACTTCCCGGCTCAATTTCGAGGATTTCGTAGCATCGATTAATGTCAGCCATAGGCTTGGGGCAGGTGTTTGTAAATTCGCGTGAAGCGAAGCTATCCCGTAGGGAATCGTACTTAACATCTTGTACTATTCTCAGCCAAGCTGCACAGTAAGCCGATTTGAGATTTGAGATTTGAGATTTGGACTTACGCATCACAACCTTCAGAAACCGGGTTTTTTACCGTTTCTGCAAGCTGTAACGAAGTATGATGCAAAAAACTCGGTTTCTGACCACCCGTGCGTTTACCGCTTGCGAGTCATAGAAGATAACATCCAAGATTTCTCTCTTTGACTGAGTAGGCGGTCTGGTTTTCTTGTTTCGGGGTCATAATGGCTCGATGAGTTCCCACTCTCGATCGGTTAAGCTGCCGGAGTACGACATTTTTTTTCCGATCTTAGCCGATCGTCAGAAAGCCCAAATAGGTTCTATAAGCTTTACAGCTATTTAGCTGTACCTCACCCAACTCTGAAGTGCTATATACTGGAGAAGAAAAATCGCCCTCAAAGGCAAATGTCAGCATTGTACTATTGAACTAAGAATAAATGGCTCATGCTTCCTTTTGCATCTCGTATTGTATGCCAAACCTTACTTTTATTGAGTCTGTTAAATACCCCTGCCACAGCAACCCAAGTCTGGATTGGTGCTGGACGAATTACTGATGGTATTGGACAAGGAGGCTCGGTTAAACTGAAACTAGAAATTGAGGGCAATCATGTCAGATCTATATACGGGTTTCATTTGAATGGTGCTATCTCTAATGGAACGATTAGTACAAAATTGGCTCATTGGCGGTTTAGAAAGTGTTCACAAGATTTGTGTGTAACTTTAAACCGAATCCGACCCAAGCAAACAATTTTCTATCGGCTGCACAGAACAAATAAATAATGGAAAGATAGAATGAACACTGTCAGATATCGTCCAGCAATAGGTCTTTGCTTAATAACTGTTTGGAGCTTATTTTACTGTGCAGTATCTAGCAACTTACCTATTCTCAATAAAATGGAGCTGGACATTCAGGATAGTCTAATAAGACTGCATAAACCAAGGCGTCTGCCCGAGGAAATTCTCCTGCTTAAAATCAAGCAGCCTGCAATTTTAGGATATAACTTTCATAACTTATATAAACTGAATATTTTCTATGCAAATTTAGTGAAAACCTTAATCAACAGTGGTGCAAAGCTTGTAGTCATAAATTTGCCAGATCAAATGAGCCAGTACATTGATGTTGATACAGCTCCTCAGTTAGAACATCCCTTTCAAGAGTTGATTAGTAAATATTCAAACCAGATTGTTTTGGTGGCTCGTTCAAGCAACTTGCCATCCGAAAATTCCGTGCTAAATAATTATAATAATTTACTTCCTTTCGACAATGAAAGTATCAATCCTTCTATTCGCCCAGAGCAGATAGTAAGTTACTTCAGATATGCAGCACATCCACAAAGCTTAGACAGCCCAGCTCGAAAAGCCGAGCTATTTTCCAATTTTAGCTATGAAGACGATCCAGATATTAATATACATCATAAGGTTAAATCTGTGGCAACGATGGCATTAGAAAAATTCTATATGAACTCAGGAAATATCAGAGGTTTTCAAAATATCACCAATTTACAAACTCTTGTATCTTTTCAAATAAACTTCTGGGGTTCGGGTGATAGATTTCCTAGTATTGAGCTTGATTTTCAATGTCCTTCCTCTCAGCTAGAGAGAGAACACTGTCATCCTTCTTTTGACCGCCAATCTCTTCAGAAGCTCCATGATAAACTTGTATTAATCGATCTTCCCGAAGGGAAAGGATCTGAAACCTATCGAGAACTATCTCCTTTTGGGGAGATGTCTGTTGCAGAAGTAGAAGCTAATCAAATAGCTAGTTTGATGACCCATTCATTTCTGACAAGAATCCCGAATTGGTATGACTACATCATCACAACTTTGGGTCTTGACTCGATCGGCCTATATATACTTAGCCAAGGCAAAAAGCATAAACTTATACCTGTTTATAGGCTGGTTGGCGGGTTTCTTACGATCTTGGTAGGAAGCTATGTAGGTTTAAGTTTTATCTTGTTCTATCGAGGGTTAATTATTCCATTATCCATCCCAATTTTAGGTTGGGTAGGAACAGGTTCAGGTGTAGCCATTTATTCAATTATCAGGCAGTCTATCCAACAACAGCAGAAATTAGCTGAGCGACAAGCTATTCTGTTGCAATCGCGGAAACTCCTCCATCGAGTTGCAACAGACATTCATGATGGCCCACTTCAAGAACTCAAATTGGCTATGGATAGTATTGAACTTCTAGCCCTCAGTCATCCATCTCCCCTGATGAACTCAATCTTAGATCGATTAGAAGCAGTTGGGCTTGCGCTTCGCAATCAGCTCAGCAGCACACGGACAATTGCAGAAAAGCTAGAGATTACACCAGAATTGCAAGATGGACTCGATCGGGGGATACACCAATGGCTCCAAAAACTGATTAACTCAAGAGAATTAACCTTGAGTGTCAAAGAGCATCTACAACCCCTGCGAGAACCCAAATCTGATAGTGCTTGGATTGATTCGAGAGAGGATATATTTCGCTTTTTTCGAGAAGCGATCGCTAATGTGATTCGTCATGCCCAACCTCCAAACGGATCGGCAACGCAAGTTTCAGTCTCGCTTACTCAAAAAGATCATCAGTGCCGATTAGCGATCGAGAATAATGGAACTAGCCTCACCCCTATCTTATTAGATATTCCTCACAAGAAACGTCGTAGTGGTGGATATGGCACTAAACTGATGAAAACTATTGCCGCTGAGATCCCAAATGGGGCTTGGCAAAGGGTTCAATTAGAAGAAGGTGGGATGCGGGTAACACTAGAATGGACGATTGACACCCCATAACATGATAACAAAGAAGGGTATAACTATCCGATCAACCTACGTTTAATTGCCTCCATGCAAACTGCGATTCGGGTATTAGTAAGTTGACCGTCAAGCTGATCGACATTCAGTTTTGCTTTGAGACTCTGGACGTAGTTCTGAGCTGTTTTGAGGGATATGTGCATCCGATCTGCAATTGCCTGATCCGTAAGGGCTTGGTTGCATAACAAGTCCAGTACCGTTCTATCCTTATCAGTCAAGGGCATTTCGTTCATTAAATTACGAGGAATCTTACACTGTCCGGCTAAAGCACTACGACCTCCTTCTAGAAAAGCATTCCGTCTTTCCATTTTATTAACGACAGCAAATCCCCCTTGATGTTCAAATATTTGCTTGAGGACTTGCCTTAAATAGCTTGGTTCGCTGGTATAGACGAGAACATTTAACAGAGGGTGATGCTCAAAAATGTGGTTTAGTAGCGCTAAACCAGGCTTGGCTGACTCCTCGCCTGTCAAAGTCCCAAATTGTAAGTCAACTACTACTAAATCTATGTTCTCTTGCTTGAGTTGCTCAATCCCCTCTTCAGGGGTTTCCTGAATAATGCAGGAACACTGAGGCTCTATCATCCTCAAAAATTCACAATTATTTTGACCGACTTCAGGGTGATCCTCAATGACCAGAAAGCGTTGTGTTTGAGAACTCATAGTTTGACCGCCTTGACACTCGCCAACCTAAAGGATGGGGATTCTTAATTCAGCGACTGACCTTTAAGTGTTGCGTCCTTACGGCAATACTCAAACCTTTTAACCGTAGAAATCCTACCAATTAACGAGTCTGATTCGCACCCGCCCCAGAGGGTCTATCTCCAAAAGCGTACTAGGATATTGACCTAGAGTTTGGGTATGCCCTACCCTACCTAACAAAAGTAAATTGTTTGTTTTTCTGGTTGTGAGACTTTATTAAGCCTCTAGCTGTTTTAAGAGTTTTCGCCGCTCTTTGTCCCCCGGTTTACGCCTAAAAGTGTGTCTGAGTCCCTGTTTCACGATGGCGAAGGAGTTTAACCTTGACTATTCTAGTATACCACAAATACCAGGAATTCCCTAATTTTTAGGAATGGATTTAAGAAATTGAAGCCGTCCTTTTAGGACGGGGTTTTCAACCCAGTTTTTTGATAACTATTTTATCATTTCTTCAGCAGACTCGTTTTCGCGACTATTTAGACTGGCTGTATAACGCGAGGTGTTACTGATAATGATAATCGTGAGGGAGGGGAAAGGCGAGTGCTACTCGCCTTTTCTCTCCCTCCTCTATTGTGTAAGCCTACAGAGTTACAATTTTGGCTTTATAACCTTTATGCTCTAGTTTTTGAACCTCTTTGTTAGCAGCTACACGATCTCGGAAAGTTCCAGCATTTATCCATTTTTCTTGATTGGCGCGGTGATACTGGACGCGGTATTCATGGTGACGTTGGGATTCAAGCGCAACTTTTGTTGTTGGCTTCATAGGCTGAGCATTGGCTTGGAGGGGAACAGCAATGCCTAGCCCAAGGGTAGCTAGAGAGATCAGCGCAACCATTACCTTATTCATGATTCAGACCTGTTTGTAAAGTTGATAGTTTGATTCTGTCATTCAAGTCTTTCGGTAGATAGGGGAGTAAGCGCAAATAATATTGCGTGTTTACGCAAGTCCGTCTCAGAAGAAGAAAACTCGACCTCCACTCTGGACAAAGCGGCAAATTATTAATGGCATATTTTCTCCCTCTATTGTGTAAGACTACAGAGTTACAATTCTGGCTTTATAACCTTTATGCTCTAGTTTTTGAACCTGTTTGTTAGCAGATACACGAGTTCGGAAAGTTCCAGCATTGATCCATTTTTTTTGATTGGCGCGGTGATACTGGACGCGGTATTCATGGTGACGTTGGGATTGAAGCGCAACTTTTGTTGTTGGCTTCGTAGGCTGAGCATTGGCTTGGAGGGGAACAGCAATGCCAAGCCCAAGGGTAGCTAGAGAGATCAGCGCAACCATTACCTTCTTCATGATTCAGACCTGTTTGTAAAGTTGATAGTTTGATTCTGTCATTCAAGTCTTCCGGTTGATAGGGGAGTAAGCGCAAATAATATTGCGTGTTTACGCAAGTCCGTCTTCTGCTATAGCTACAATGAGAAAATACTTTCGCGCGATCGGGATCTGTGTCTGTGTCGGAAAATCAAGCTCCCACCTTCATCCTAGTTGACGGTCACTCTCTGGCCTTCCGCTCCTACTTCGCCTTTGCCAAAAGTCGAGACGGAGGCTTGCGAACTACGACGGGCATTCCCACCAGCGTCTGTTTTGGCTTTCTCAAGTCGCTGCTGGAAGTCATGGCCGCCCACGACCCCCAGTACATGGCGATCGCCTTTGACCTCGCCACGCCCACTTTTCGCCACGAAGCCGACGAAACTTACAAAGCCGGTCGTGCGGAAACTCCCGAAGATTTTATCCCAGATATCAAAAACCTGCAAGAATTGCTCAGCTATTTGAATTTACCTGCCATAACTGCTCCGGGCTACGAGGCGGACGATGTTTTGGGAACTTTGGCAAACAAAGCCAGCGCGGCCGGTTATCAGGTCAAAATCCTCACGGGCGATCGAGATTTGTTTCAATTAGTAGAAACCGAAAAACAAATCAGCGTATTGTATTTGAGTACCGATGAGCTCAGGCGATCGGGCAAAGGCAAATCCCAAGAATACGGCCCGGAAGAAGTCAAAGCCAAACTCGGTATTTTGCCCGAACAAGTAATAGATTACAAAGCTTTGTGTGGCGACAAATCCGATAACATCCCCGGAGTCAAAGGCATCGGCGACAAAACCGCCCTGCAATTGCTGGAAGCTTACAATTCCCTCGACGGCATTTATGCAGCCATCGACGAGATTAAAGGAGCAACTAAGAAAAAGCTAGAAGAAGGCAAAGAAGCTGCTTATCATTCTCAACGCATGGCGACAATTGTCCAAGACGTGCCATTAGAAATCAACTTAGAAGATTGCCAGCTTATAGGTTTTGACGAATCAGCCTTGATTCCCATGCTGGAAAAATTGGAATTTAAGACATTTTTAGGGAAAGTAAAACAAATTCAAAAGCGTTTTGGTGGCACAGAAGAGCCATTGACAGACAGTGGAACAGGCATCTTGCCTGTGGCAAAGGGCGGGCAAGATGCCCGCCCCACAATCAATTCAACCGACAGTGGCACAGGCATCTTGCCTGTGGCAAAGGGCGGGCAAGATGCCCACCCCACAATAGATAAGTCACCTCAAACTTCTAAAAGTTCAGAAGACGAAGACGATGACTTGTGGTTTTTTAGTCCCGAAGAAACCCTAGCCGCCCAGCAGCAAAATAAACTGCCAATTAAACCCCGAATAATTCAAACAACCGAACAGTTAAACGAATTAGTCCAACTCCTGCAAACATACACCGACAAAGCCTCACCCGTGGCGTGGGATACCGAAACTACCGCCATCGAGCCGCGAGACGCCGAATTAGTCGGAATTGGCTGCTGTTGGGGAACTGGTGAACAAGATGTAGCTTATATCCCAACCGGACACAAAACGGGCAAAAACTTAGACAAAGCCACAGTTTTAAATGCTTTGCGTCCGATTTTGGAAAGCGAGAATTATCCCAAGGCGCTGCAAAATGCTAAGTTCGATCGATCGATCCTGCGCTGTCAGGGAATCAAACTAGCCGGAGTCGTCTTCGACACCATGCTAGCCAGTTACGTACTCGATCCAGAAAATAGCCACAGCCTCAGCGAATTGTCAAGGAAATACTTAGGCATTGTCGCCAAAAGTTACAATGAATTAGTACCGAAAAACAAAACAATTGCTGACATCAGTATTCTGGCGGTAGCCGACTACTGCGGCATGGATGTTTACACTACATTTCAGTTAGTAGGTAAACTTAGAGCAGAATTGAAGGAAGCTGATAAAACTAGCTTTCCCGAAAAAACTTTGGAGGGGTTGCTGCTGGAAGTAGAACAGCCCCTAGAACCAGTTTTAGCAGAAATGGAATACTGCGGAATTCGCATTGATTCAGCTTACCTGCAACAACTGTCGCAGCAGCTAGAAAAGAGCTTAAAAGAAATAGAAGAAAAAACTTATCAAGCAGCGGGGAGAAAGTTTAATTTAGGTTCCCCAAAACAACTCAGCGAAATCTTGTTAGAAAAAATCCCCGATGAGTTTCAGAAAAAGTCTCGCAAAACTAAGACGGGATACTCTACAGACGCGGCTGTATTGGATAAATTGCAAGGAGACCACCCGATTGTAGACGATTTATTAGAACACCGAACATTATCCAAGTTGAAATCAACTTATGTGGATGCTTTGCCGCAGTTAGTGCGTGCGGATACCGGGCGAGTGCATACAGATTTCAACCAAACTGCAACGGGTACGGGAAGGCTTTCTTCTTCTAATCCAAATTTACAAAATATTCCCATCCGTACCGAGTTTTCGCGGCAAATTCGCAAGGCTTTTTTGCCGGAAGAAGGTTGGCTGATGGTGTCGGCTGACTATTCTCAAATTGAACTGCGAATTTTGGCTCATTTGAGTCAGGAACCTGTGTTAATTGAAGCTTATCAAAATAACCGAGATGTGCATACCGTGACGGCTCAACTGTTGTTTGAAAAGGAAGAAATAACTCCAGACGAGCGCAGGTTTGGCAAAACGATTAATTTTGGGGTAATTTACGGTATGGGGGCGATCAAGTTTGGGCGATCGATGGGCAAAACTTCAGCAGACGGTAAAAAGTTTATTGAACGATTTAACCAGCGTTACAGTAAAGTATTTGAATATTTGGAGAAAGTAAAAAAAGAGGCGATCGCCCTCGGATACGTTACCACAATACTCGGCCGCCGTCGCTACTTGAACTTCGAGAGCGAAAGCCTCCGGGACTTAAAAGGTCGCAATCCCCAAGACATTCACTCCGATCGACTTAAATCTCTCAGCAGAGATGACGCCCAATCTTTGCGGGCGGCAGCCAACGCTCCCATTCAAGGCTCTAGTGCTGATATCATTAAACTTGCCATGATTGAGGTACACAAAATTTTGCAAAACTATCAGGCGCGGCTGCTGCTGCAAGTTCACGACGAATTAATCTTTGAAGTGCCTCCCGATGAATGGGGAGAATTGCAACCGAAAATTAGAACTGCGATGGAAAATGCTCTGCCACTTAGCGTACCGCTGATAGTTGACATCCACGCTGGGCAAAATTGGATGGAAACTAAATAAAACAGAGAAATATGAGCAAACCTAAAATCGGGATTTTCCCAACAATAAAAACCTTAAGTGCAGTTGCTATGCTATTGCTACTATTCGGGTGTCCGCAAAAATTAGCGCCCAACAACTATGCTGTCAAGCGAGTCAGCGACGGCGATACCCTTGTTGCTAGCGATGCCGCCGGGAAAGATATCAAAGTGCGTTTTGCCTGTGTAGATGCACCGGAAATCGCGCACACAAATGCTGAAAAAAATAGCAAAGCAGCAGCACTAAAAAATCAATTTAAGTGGGGAAATCTAGCGCACCAAAGAATGCAGCAGCTAGTCAAACAAGGGGGCGGTCGCGTTGTTTTGACCGTCACCGATACTGACCGCTACGGCCGCAAAGTTAGCGAAGTTCGGTTGCCAAACGGCACATTTGCCCAAGAAGTTTTGATCCGCGAAGGATTAGCAATGGTTTACCGTCCTTACTTGAAAAATTGTCCGAGTGCAAGTGTTCTGGAACAAGCCGAAGCCGAAGCTAAGAAAAATCGCCGCGGCGTTTGGGGAGATTCCAAGTTTGTGCCAGCTTGGCAATTTCGGAAGAGCGATAAATGAGGGGAAGAAGGCCCTTCGACTTCGCGATCGGGTAAAAAGAAGGAAAATGGTAGGAGTACGAGCTAACTCTTGCCTTCGGAGTTTTGTTAGTCGAGTATAGCCACAAGTTTCAACCGATTTGTAGATTGACAGGGACAAGATTATGTTGTTGGCGTGGAATATGGGAACCTGTATCAGATATTTACAGTCTTGGACTTACTCAGGTTTTGTTAAACCCCGTCTATACTATAAATTTTAGGTTTAGCTGCTCCCCATCGGCCCAGAAAGCGGGTTTCTAGATACCGATGCCGATCGCCCTAATTTAGCTAGCCAGACGGGAATCCCCACACGCTTGTCGCTTCGATTAGTGTGGGATGAAAGTCGCGTTTCGCTGTGGATTCCACCGCCCACTGTTCAAAACTATGTTTTGAACAGTGGGCGGGTGGATGACGAGACAAACAAACTCTTTATTCAATGGGTCTATTTTGTCCTTTGTACTTGACAGTAAATAACGCATTCTGGTACATTAACACTAATTGATGCGTACCGACTGCTATCCAATATTTGTCACTCAATGAGAACGGCTTACCAGTACAAACTACGTCCAACAAAACAGCAGGTCATTGAACTAGACAGATGGCTATCCATGCTATGCGCCCAGTACAATTACCTGTTGGCTGATAGATTTAATTGGTACGAACAAAATCGCTCTCCTGTTAACGCCTGCCATCTCGTCTGTTACCTACCTGAACTGCGAGAAAATCCCGATTATTACTCGCAAAAGAAAACGTTACCTCAACTCAAGAAAACACATCTTTGGTATAGCGAAATATATTCGCAAGTCCTTCAGGATGTAGTTAAGCGAGTTAAGACAACATTTGACCGTTTCCTAAAAGGTGATAGCAGCGGAAAACGCAGCGGTAAACCTCGATACAAAGCTCGCAGTCGCTATCGCACCTTTACTTATCCGCAAATGAAAGAGGGATGCTTGCATGGCAACTTGATTAACTTGCCGATGTTTGGGAAAGTTAAAGTTGTCTTGCACCGCCCTATCCCTGATGGGTTCAAAATCAAAACCGCATCTGTCACCAAGAAAGCTGATGGTTATTACCTTACGCTCTTCCTAGAAGACAAGACGGTTCCAGAGATAAAGCCAGACTTTAATCCTCGTTCAATAACAGGTATTGACGTAGGACTGAAGGAGTTTTTGACAACATCTGAAGGCGAAACAGTTGCTATTCCCCAGTATTATCGTAAAGAGCAAAAACGCTTACGAACTATTCAAAAGCGAGTGTCACGTCGCAAAAAGGGGAGCAATAACAGGCTTAAAGCTATTAAGCAACTGGGCAGACAACACAAGAAGGTTACAGATAAAAGAAAAGATTTCCACTTCAAGACAGCTAATTGGCTGCTGTCAAAATATGACGTAATCGCACACGAGGATTTAAACATAAAAGGTCTAGCTCGTACAAGGTTGGCTAAATCTGTGTTGGACGCTGGGTGGTCAAGTTTTCTGTCGATACTGACAAACAAAGCCGAAAACGCGGGTTTGTTGGTTGTCCCAGTAAGTGCCCATAATACTTCACAAGATTGTTCTAATTGCGGCGAGAAAGTACCAAAAAAGCTGCATATTCGTTGGCATGACTGTCCTCACTGTGGGTGCAGTCTAGACCGTGACCATAATGCCGCAGTTAATATCAAAAATAGAGCGGTGGGGCAACCCGTTCTTAAAGCTCAGTTAATGTCCTATGCAATAGCAGGAGTCACTGAGAAGCCTACACCATACTGTACTCATTTGGTGTAGGAGTTGTCACTACAATACAATCAGGACGAGGTTTGGCTCCTACCGTCCGCAATCTGTGGAGTTTCGGCGATAGCTGACGCCAGATTCATCTAAAACCAGACATGAGTTCGATTGCACTTTTCTCCGACCTGTTTTTTAGGAAAAGTCAACAAATGTGATAGGCTCCAGATAAACTAATAGACTGCTGACAAAAGCGGTCTATTGCAATCACCCAAAATTAACTTTAAGGGACATCAATGAATTTCAAACATCTGGTTATTTCCGGCATTGCCCTGATCCTCGGTACTGCAATTGTAGGAAATGCGATTGCTCAAGAACTGACCGACGACCAAAAAACGGTTGTTTGTCGCTTGAAAACAGAAGTTGAGCAGCGGAAAGGCAACGGTCAAAAATTAGTATTTGTGCCGTTGCTGGGCCAAGTTCGCAAACAAGTTTCATCTCCTTTTAGAGCCACGCTGCATCCTAATGTGGAGTATGTTTTTGTTGCCACTTGCGACGGAAATTGCCAGGATTTAAACTTATCTCTCAAGGATGCAAGCGGCCAGGAAATCGCTGTGAGTCAAAAAACAGGTGAACTGGCGTCAATCTCTTTTACTCCCCCATCCCAAGGGGAATATCAAATCAGTGCTAAGCCTGGGGAATGCAAGAAGGCAGAGGGTTGCAATTTCGGCATGGGAATCTTCGTTCCTGCCTCTGCAAATGTACCTAATGCTTCAAAAATTCCTGCTGAGATAGCACAATTTCGACTTTGCCAGTAGAGGAGAACTTACAAGTTGTGAGTTGTGAGTAGAGTTAAGTTGTGAATAACCAATCTAACTCATAACTTGCAACTTATAACTCGTAAATTTTAATTAGTTATTCACAAATTAGCCAAACTGTCAAGCAGAGAAATCAGTGGAACCCTGCACAGACCCGAAAGTGCCGAAATTTGGTTGGGCATGAAAAACTCTATTTACCCTCACGCAGGCATCAATTAGAATATAGATAGTGCCTCTCAGGGTGACGAGTATATTGCCCATGTCTTCAACCTTAGCCTCGAAAAATCAACCCCATAACCCCCCTCAAACAGATTTGAGAAATCTGTTCAGTCGCTTGGGTATCAGGCAGAAAATCGGCTGCGGATACGCCTTGGTCATTTGTATTGCCATTGTGGGTGCTGTGGCGGGACGGGGAGTAGAAT of Oscillatoria nigro-viridis PCC 7112 contains these proteins:
- a CDS encoding sensor histidine kinase, which codes for MELDIQDSLIRLHKPRRLPEEILLLKIKQPAILGYNFHNLYKLNIFYANLVKTLINSGAKLVVINLPDQMSQYIDVDTAPQLEHPFQELISKYSNQIVLVARSSNLPSENSVLNNYNNLLPFDNESINPSIRPEQIVSYFRYAAHPQSLDSPARKAELFSNFSYEDDPDINIHHKVKSVATMALEKFYMNSGNIRGFQNITNLQTLVSFQINFWGSGDRFPSIELDFQCPSSQLEREHCHPSFDRQSLQKLHDKLVLIDLPEGKGSETYRELSPFGEMSVAEVEANQIASLMTHSFLTRIPNWYDYIITTLGLDSIGLYILSQGKKHKLIPVYRLVGGFLTILVGSYVGLSFILFYRGLIIPLSIPILGWVGTGSGVAIYSIIRQSIQQQQKLAERQAILLQSRKLLHRVATDIHDGPLQELKLAMDSIELLALSHPSPLMNSILDRLEAVGLALRNQLSSTRTIAEKLEITPELQDGLDRGIHQWLQKLINSRELTLSVKEHLQPLREPKSDSAWIDSREDIFRFFREAIANVIRHAQPPNGSATQVSVSLTQKDHQCRLAIENNGTSLTPILLDIPHKKRRSGGYGTKLMKTIAAEIPNGAWQRVQLEEGGMRVTLEWTIDTP
- a CDS encoding response regulator transcription factor, which encodes MSSQTQRFLVIEDHPEVGQNNCEFLRMIEPQCSCIIQETPEEGIEQLKQENIDLVVVDLQFGTLTGEESAKPGLALLNHIFEHHPLLNVLVYTSEPSYLRQVLKQIFEHQGGFAVVNKMERRNAFLEGGRSALAGQCKIPRNLMNEMPLTDKDRTVLDLLCNQALTDQAIADRMHISLKTAQNYVQSLKAKLNVDQLDGQLTNTRIAVCMEAIKRRLIG
- a CDS encoding SPOR domain-containing protein, with translation MKKVMVALISLATLGLGIAVPLQANAQPTKPTTKVALQSQRHHEYRVQYHRANQKKWINAGTFRTRVSANKQVQKLEHKGYKARIVTL
- a CDS encoding J domain-containing protein, producing the protein MRKSKSQISNLKSAYCAAWLRIVQDVKYDSLRDSFASREFTNTCPKPMADINRCYEILEIEPGSSLEEIKRAYRDLAFVWHPDRFAHNDRLQQKAQQRLTEINEAYQQLVLFLSQPESSRSIEKQFQQPPPPAPEKPLRRRSGKSAASPGSQRRQTRPKAASKKFLTQKNSSSKKRFTTQNRQAWRGTKQPGRSVAREARPSQNYRKLTSKRKTEFSTQYSKPRSAPREVRPSQHYSSFPGWPLAIAVASYALTGWILTVSVAPLWMWALICGADWLWAAILLAEGSATPRVWLAALVLAGAVGGSIAGFQAGGMVTGAAWGAVGAGLGAIASSDAESRAVAAVLAVGGVVTVVGLLAGTGSGNWVKALVAAVCWAIVGLTCGLATEVGVNSGGPVGLSGAIGLGIGAWAGAFAGAGSGAIVQALAIAGSKTVYGAWAAIGIIAGVVARMVAAERLSHNSSGLYTFILLVATSGFGLWLGSWLGDRIF
- the polA gene encoding DNA polymerase I, whose product is MSENQAPTFILVDGHSLAFRSYFAFAKSRDGGLRTTTGIPTSVCFGFLKSLLEVMAAHDPQYMAIAFDLATPTFRHEADETYKAGRAETPEDFIPDIKNLQELLSYLNLPAITAPGYEADDVLGTLANKASAAGYQVKILTGDRDLFQLVETEKQISVLYLSTDELRRSGKGKSQEYGPEEVKAKLGILPEQVIDYKALCGDKSDNIPGVKGIGDKTALQLLEAYNSLDGIYAAIDEIKGATKKKLEEGKEAAYHSQRMATIVQDVPLEINLEDCQLIGFDESALIPMLEKLEFKTFLGKVKQIQKRFGGTEEPLTDSGTGILPVAKGGQDARPTINSTDSGTGILPVAKGGQDAHPTIDKSPQTSKSSEDEDDDLWFFSPEETLAAQQQNKLPIKPRIIQTTEQLNELVQLLQTYTDKASPVAWDTETTAIEPRDAELVGIGCCWGTGEQDVAYIPTGHKTGKNLDKATVLNALRPILESENYPKALQNAKFDRSILRCQGIKLAGVVFDTMLASYVLDPENSHSLSELSRKYLGIVAKSYNELVPKNKTIADISILAVADYCGMDVYTTFQLVGKLRAELKEADKTSFPEKTLEGLLLEVEQPLEPVLAEMEYCGIRIDSAYLQQLSQQLEKSLKEIEEKTYQAAGRKFNLGSPKQLSEILLEKIPDEFQKKSRKTKTGYSTDAAVLDKLQGDHPIVDDLLEHRTLSKLKSTYVDALPQLVRADTGRVHTDFNQTATGTGRLSSSNPNLQNIPIRTEFSRQIRKAFLPEEGWLMVSADYSQIELRILAHLSQEPVLIEAYQNNRDVHTVTAQLLFEKEEITPDERRFGKTINFGVIYGMGAIKFGRSMGKTSADGKKFIERFNQRYSKVFEYLEKVKKEAIALGYVTTILGRRRYLNFESESLRDLKGRNPQDIHSDRLKSLSRDDAQSLRAAANAPIQGSSADIIKLAMIEVHKILQNYQARLLLQVHDELIFEVPPDEWGELQPKIRTAMENALPLSVPLIVDIHAGQNWMETK